A genome region from Brienomyrus brachyistius isolate T26 chromosome 23, BBRACH_0.4, whole genome shotgun sequence includes the following:
- the LOC125718700 gene encoding transcription and mRNA export factor ENY2-2, whose amino-acid sequence MSKDLQMRAAINQKLIEMGERERLKELLRAKLTECGWKDELKAHCKDVIREKGLEHVTVEDLVAEITPKGRALVPDSVKKELLQRIRAFLAQHSTL is encoded by the exons ATGAGtaaagatttacaaatgagagccGCGATTAACCAAAAGTTGATAGAGATGGGTGAACGGGAGCG TCTGAAGGAGTTGCTAAGGGCAAAACTCACTGAATGTGGGTGGAAGGATGAGTTAAAGGCACACTGCAAAG ATGTGATCAGAGAGAAGGGCTTGGAGCACGTGACAGTGGAGGACCTGGTTGCTGAAATCACACCAAAAGGAAGAG CTCTTGTACCAGACAGTGTGAAAAAGGAACTGCTGCAGAGAATAAGGGCTTTCCTGGCTCAGCATTCAACCTTGTGA